The Elaeis guineensis isolate ETL-2024a chromosome 14, EG11, whole genome shotgun sequence genomic sequence CCCCTGGACATTTGAACCTGGACTGTTATGTATTATCAAAAACATACCAGGGCAAGAAAAAATTAAGTGAATTTCGGGTGTGTATTTCAACCTGATCACTCAGCACTTTGCACAAGTTTGTAAATTCCAGTGTTCCAACTGCAGGGATTTGACTGGATTTGCAGGTTTCCAAATATGATTTATTCAGCTGTTACCGAACAGCAGTTTGGAAAATGATCAGAACGAGCAAAAGAGGTTGTGATAGTTGCACAACCAATATATAAACCACTATGATATGTAAAGCCAAGGTTGTGTCTACATGGAGAAACATTTGAAGAATAAATGGATAGTtatataacacacacacacacacacagagagagacagAGTTCTGTTTGGAGGGAGGGGGGGGGCGGGCGTGGGGGTGTCACGGGAACTCAAAGTTACCTCTCCAAGAGTTGTAGCATTCTTCTTGCACTGGCGAAATAGCTTCACTAGGGAGCATAATATTACCTGGAGGTGCCAAAAAGATTAGAAGCATATAGCTGCTGCCTGTGCCCAAAGTTGGTATCtctataaatctaaaagcatgttcTAGTAAATTCCAAACAACCATGAGTTAGAAAATGATTCCATTAACAATATGTACAAACTGAAAGAAGGCCAAAAATAATCAGCTCCTAAGAAGAAACAAGCATATGCACTACAGTATGAGTAAAATGACCTGTATAAATGATTGTTACAACTCTTATAGAAGAAATAAGCAGGAAACTGAAATTGCACATGATTGTAGATTAGTCTTGAAAGTCAGTCAGATGGCATCATAACACAACTCCTGAATGCTAATTAGACTCTTTATAGGGTGTTGTTACTCCCCACTGTTAACTGAATCTTACAAGACATGATGACCTTAATGTGATAGCAGCATAATGTCCTTCATGCCACATGTATTTCTCCTTATCATCCTAACATGCCTCCATTAGATATGCAACTATGCCATAGTAGTCTAGGTTACGTGCTTTGTTTCACTAATTTTAACAAATCAAAGAATGGGATGATTTAACAGATAACACGTACAGCCACGATACTTGCATAACTCTTATTGGTTATCTTGGTAAACTAAATATGTCATTATATTGTGTTATAGATCTCCATGTTCAATCATGTCCCCCATTCTTACCTGTTGATGTTGTGGAAGAGCTTGTATGGTGTCTACTACTGCTGACTTGAATGCCTTGGATAAAGCAATATCCATATGATCAAACATCACCTGCAAAAcaattttaattaatttcttGTCATTAAGAAAAGTGATCGTGATCCAACTTTAAGGAACAACCATCATTCTCAGAGAGCAAACTTATTTGTGTTTCattgaatataatttattctaaaatttcATATTAATGATAAATTGGATCATAGAATACATGATATATTGACGCCAGCACTTTTGGCATCTTGAAATAGATGGGGAATATAAATACATTCCAAGACAATCATGAGGCGAGGAAGTTGCTAATGGATGACATATGTGCTGATTTTTAAGCAATTGGCAAGTCTTTTAATCGAGTACTGATAACTTAACAAATAGGCATCAATTTGGGTAAATAATAAGCAACTAAGCATTACAGTGTAGCTTAATATCTAGACTCTCTAATCAGTATTCTATATCAAACAAGGAAGCATGCATAATTCGAATCAATCAAAAATTGTTGAGAACAATAGAACAGCAAATAATATCAGAAAAGTAAtgcatatttttgtatttttcaaaatcaactcCCCGTTATCCAGTGTTCCCTTTAAAAACGAATGACAGGAATGATTAAAATTCATTTTCTCAGATAACTATAATGGGATACTCAATGATATGGTCATCCAGATCAAAGAAAATGCAGACTGTGTGAACGTACAAGTAATTGAATGTAAAATCAAATGACCCAAttgctcaaaaaaaaaagttcaaatgACTATGGAAAGGTTGTTAGTAAATGAGTTTTGTTGTATGCAAGTTTTGGATAGGCATACAATACCAACAAACAATCCAACTTACAATGTCAGTATCTTGGTTTCTAGTAGCATCTCGCAGCTGTGCTTCAAGCACCTCAACTGCACTCCTGGAATGAAGTGAAAAAATAAAGCAGTTAAATGGTAAGTGCAATTCCATCTATGAGATGCAGGATTCAAGCAGTATTGTGATGCCAATTAAATAAGCAATAACTGTGCAGGTACAATATATGTTTATTAAAAAGAAACCATAAGTAATATCTATAGAGATGACAAGAAAAATAATGCCATTATTAAATGGTTCTGTAAATGTTAAAACTACAAGTCATTTCTTTGTCTTAATCTATTTCCTGATAGTAACAATCACTGCATATTGCTGATCAAGTAGTTGCTTGATAATATAAAAGTTCAATAGATTTCCATCATGTTTAACATGACTGAAGATACAAAATATGCACCAAGACATAACTACATTGGTGAATACACGGGTTTACCCCTATCATGCACCATAAAGGCCAAGCATTCGATTGCAATGTAAGAAGCCAAACAAAGAAAGGACTGTGGACAGAAGGAAGAATGAAGCAAAAACCTGTCATCTGAGATTAATATGTCGATGGAGATGAAAGGACTGGGTGCAAAAATAGTCACCAAAACATGTGATGATGGTAAGGATCCAAGTGAGATCAGATAACACAAGGACGAAAGAGACATTAATGAACTGCTGTTGCAAGAATGGAGTCACAGAAGAGGTGATGAAAGATCCGAACCACAATGGGACAACCAATCTCCTGACACAACAAGAAGGGCCCAGACCACTGAAAAGAGATTGAAACTACTATGTTGTAAAATATCATTCATGCTATCCCCAGCTTGAAGGGGAGGAGGCAATTTGAAGGATGCAAGTGGACTTCAAATATGAACATCCTGCTGGGAATTTAACCAAATCATGCTCCAATCCATCTGATCACATTCTTAATAGCATACAAAACAAGTCAACAGCTTCAGCTAACAAACTTTGAAGCCAATGATATGGTCATGTAGAGGATGAAGTCCAGTGAAGAATACAGGTTGACAAAGAGATGAGTAAAGTAGTATGATAAGACCCCCAGTTGTCACAGAGGGTTGGAAAGATGATATCATTCTATGATATTGTGTAATTGAGGAGCAAACATGGATTCATGTTTAATGTTCCAGATGTATTTGACAGATTTGGTGAAGCTTTGACATTAAATACAAGAAGTtaaaattaacataaaataaCATCTCTATATGCATTAGGATCAAAAGTTACCTGCAAACACCAAGTGCTCTTCTCATATCTCCAGAAGCCGCTGCAACTTTCTGCTATGATTAATCATAAACACCATTAGGACATATCTACTAATTCATATCTCAAGCCTAAATAAAGGCCATGGTAGCAATTGTTTATGTCACACCCCAAATCTGGGACACCATTGAAGAAAAAGTTTACTCTCCTAGATGGatcttttatttatgaatttgATGCCTCCAAAGGAATATGTAACCCCTTAAAGTTTTTATGAGCAAGATCCAGCTTTTGACTGAAAAAAGTTTCTGATATTCACTTGCATGGGTTTAAGAACCCGGTGCTGTACTTtgcaagagtttttttttttccctgttaTGATAATGGACCATCAAAATTTTTCCTGCATTAGATAGAAACATAAATGAACTTGAACTTACTCGAGCACAAAATTCCAGTGCTAAAGGTTGGAAGACATCGAATTGAAGAACCTACAAATCAAAAAGCAGTCATTTAACGAAAATTTCCACTATAACAAAGGTGACTTAGAATACAAGATCACAAAACAAATGGCTTCGGCCTCCAGATATTCGGGAGAAAAATCTAATGCATGAAAATATAGACAAAAATGGGAATCACCATAAGCCTCTGGTGAAGGATTTTCAGTATCTGGTCTTTAGAGTAAGCACGGAAAGTTATAACCAAAGGTTTGCCTAGCAACAGAACAACAAAAATGCCAAGAAAGAAGTTAGTTTCTTCTCCAGAGTGCAATTTGAGGAAAATTGTAACTTCAAAAGAAAATGATGCAATATACATCAATTAAATAGAGTCAAGTGAGATATCTTCATGGGTACATCCAAGACATGGACAATCTATAGAACAAGGTCATTCtgtcatctgtataccatattaGATGCCCCACAATATTCCTTGATCCTAAATAAAAAACTAGAATGATGAAGAGGAACAGACACACTCACAATTCAGTGATTCAAGTTTTGGAAGAAATCGGTCTGCTAAGTCGATGGCATTTGCTATTCCTGCACATATAAGTCAAACTCAAAACAACATGAATCTTGGTTTTAATAGAGCATGACAGCACTATATGGAACTACAGCAAATGCCACCCCCTATTTAGCATTAATATTCCTCGGAAAAGCCATACCTATTAGAATGCATCTGGAAAATGGGAAAGTTGTCAGCATGAAAAGATTATGAAGCACGGCACAGTCTTTAGTTATCAAGTAATCCATCTCATCAACAATGATCAACCTGTCACATAAAATATTTCCAATCTCAACATTGCATGATTTGGTAAAAGGACCACAAATACTTTGAAAATTCCGAACAATATCTATCAACTATGAGCTGTGTTTTCTACCAAAGGTGGTGCTATAATTGCATGTCAAAAACAACGCACATACAAAGAGTAAAAGAAATGTTTCTCACATCATCTTTCCTGAAGATGGCggctttttttgagaaaataaattttggagaTCCTGCAGAGGCGAAAAACCATTGCTTGTCTTCTTACGAGAATTAAATTTCTCAAGTATCTGCAATAAATAAATGGAGAATTTTATGACAAATGAAACATTATGTGTATATCCAAAGTATATTCAGTGTGTTACCAGGATACCTTGCCAAAAATTTCAGATGTGTTAGGGAGAGAAGTGCAATTTATGGCTAATGTATCTAGTGACTGAAATCCAACCTGGCAAACAGGACAAAATTCATGTCAATGAAAGTAAACTGATAAATATCTATGCAGAAAAAAGAAATACAATCACAATTCCAAAATTACTAAAACAAGTTTTTAGCTAATTTTGAAACTTGATAGTTTGCCAGGAGGCTTTCACAATTAACAGTATCGACTTTGAGCCCTCATAGAGAAATGAGAGTATTGCAGTACAGGGCATAAATTCGTAGATATAGTATTTACATACCCAATGCAATCTAGATATGTTATTAATAGCTAGAACAAGCTTAAGATTGATACCATATCCTTAATTCATTACATCCTTTTCAAGTGATGTCTCCCATTAAGAGCCACACTTCATCCTCATTTCATCTTATTCTTTATGCAATGTTGAACTCCCATTGAATATTCTGATTCAATAATTTTAAATGCCCTACCTATTGTTTCTAATGAAATGGTAACCCTGTGATGTTACCTAAAGCATGTCGACCAGTTTTGAATGCTTTCCTGTCATGAGTTTAATCTCTCATTTTGCCCAtctacatttttttattttttttatttttttttaaatgcaaaATGATGGGCAGGGAGCCCATCAATTCTACATCATATGATGATACATGTGATCCATGATATATAGCCTATGATAGTATGACTCCTAGAATCTTTTGAGAGTCTGTATTAGCAATGTTCATTTGGCTCGTAGTTTTGAACACTTTAAACCCTCTTTAAAAACACTTCTCTTCATGGCCTtgcttaaaaagttaaaaaacacAATTTCTGGAGACCTGCATTCCTGTATACAAGTATAACATATGCAACGGGATCTGAATGTCTTCAGATGTGAGATTTCCATAATTAGAAATAGAATAAAATTACTCATTGCTTGTATCAGAAACTAACCCACGATCTAACATACAAATTGAAAGAGAAGGCCGATGTACCTCTTTTGACCACACAGCTAGAAGGTCTTTCACTTTATCAACGGACAACGATTTTCCAGTTCCAGGGGAACCGCATACATACAAACTACCAGCTTTCTCTTGTTCGATGCACGCCTTGCAGAACTCAAGAATCCTTTTCTGCTCATCCTCGCGACATGCCACATTGGTAGGGACTGTAGCTACATGCAGCGCTTCCTTAACTGCTTGCATCTGCGCAGGATCTACAGATGATGGATTCAGGCCTATCAGTTGGCCGGTGATAACACGGGAAAGTTAAATTACAAAACAAATAATAGAAAGAGGAATCAGGAAGTAGTGAAATAACGAGTATGGCTGCTGTTTATCAGAAAAGTTGAGGCGAGTTACTGTGAATACCATACTCGCGATCACAAAAGCAGATCAAGAGGTAAAAAATTGTGATTAAGATCAGTCAAGCAATGAAATGGAATAGAAGAATAAGATCAAACAATCAGTCCTGAGAGTTCTCGCTCAGGGAAGAAAAGTGCCTGAGCATAAGCAACAATATTAGATGGAGATCAATCACTCAGGGGAAAAAAGATACGGGAAGAAAATGAACAAAATGAAGACTCCAAAAAGGATCAGAGCACTTGCCTCTTGGATTCCACTTGGATCTCTGAGAAAATTGATCAGACAATCTTTTCCTTGGAGATTTAGGAGAACATAAGAGCTTGCAACCACGAGGAGGTCTCCATTTCGCCGGAGAACGAGTCTCGATCGGGCTTTGGTCCGGGAATTGGGATCTCGATCGCTTCCTATTCTCCGTCGTCTCTACAACGGCCTCCGAATCGGGAGATCTATTGAGGCATGCGGGGCCACAGTTGGCGCTTCTGGTCTTGGCCATTGCAACGTTGGACTAAACGCGGATCTTCGCGTTGGAAAGCGGCGGTTGCAGACGGGAAAGAGGGGAAGAGGAGCAGCCTATTTTGCGCGGGAAGTGGAAGGATGCGGTGCATTCCCGCCATTAACAATCCTGTGGGACGATCGGTGAATAGCGAATGGGTCGGACGACCCACGAAGAGACGTCATAGCCGCTCGAGCCCAGATAGTCTCAGATGGGTTTGGGCCGGAGGATTGGATTGGATCTCAAAGTTAAACCCGCCCATTTAATAACCTGAAGTCAGATTTACATGACCCGAGCCCAATGTTTATATAACATAATacaattattatataatataaaatatttttttacttatcTTTATTATCATCGAAAAAATTATTGCATACACTACGTGCATAGCCACATTAGTGCATGCCACCAATCGCCATCACTGAGATGAGCACGAGATGAAGAGAACCCATGCTAGCATATCTCGATGATTGGTGGCATGCAGCGGTATGATTGTACACACAATAATTTCTCTTTCTCATCTTATTGCCTTCATCGATATCCATCTCTCTCCCTCTATTTGCCCATGCTTATTGGGTGAAGGCAAGCTCGATCTGGTGGCCACAGGTTCTGATTGCCTCCCACTTATCATGCAGTGATGCTTTCCTCCTTGCCCTCCTCTCCATTCGCTCCCTTCTCACCTATGAACTCATGTTGTTAAGGTTTGCCATATCACCCTTTATCGAATATATTGATACCGTACCGATATGATGTACCGTATCATACCAAATCGTATATGAATACTATAATAAGATGGTATTGATACAAAATCTAGTATTGAGATAGTAAACCTTGCTTGTGGCATTTTATCTTTGCCATTACTGATTTCAAGAGCTTTGATGTCAACAGCCTCAATAACTCCCACCACCTCCCCTCCTCTCCCCCCACatccctctcctcttccttctctttcctcTCACCACTTTGAGACTTCAACCCCCAAACTCTCCTCTCATCCCATGTAGGGGTGCAATTGAGCCTGGTTGAGATGAGCTATTGGAAGCTCAAGCCTgactcaattcaaaatattagggCTTGAAAGTTGCTTGAGATTGATCAAGTTTTAATATTTCAGACTCAAGCTTGacttaataaaaaatagataaaattcgaGATCGACTAAACTCGATTGGAATATCAACCAAGCCATATTCGAGCTCGAAATCTAGTCTTGATgtgctaataatatatatatataataaataaaaataatattattaaaaatatttatatattcgaATAGACTCGTGGGCATTTTAGCCGAGCATCCTACTATTTGAGCTCGactcaaaaaaataatttgagcTACTTGAGCTCAACAATAACCGAGCCAAGTCGAGCTTAGACTCTAGTCAAGCTCAAGTAGCTTGTGCACCCCTAATCCCATAATTTCTGAAGGTCCAAGCTGCCCCTCCATCTAAGGCAAATCTTACTTTATTGACTCTCATCCCCAACAACTAAGGCTGCAAATAGGCCGAGTTGACCCATGACTCAACCCATTTAGAATGAATCTAACCCGTTTTAAAGGTCCTATAGGGCTAGGTTGGGTTTTAAAATTAGATCCA encodes the following:
- the LOC105057811 gene encoding cell division control protein 6 homolog; this encodes MAKTRSANCGPACLNRSPDSEAVVETTENRKRSRSQFPDQSPIETRSPAKWRPPRGCKLLCSPKSPRKRLSDQFSQRSKWNPRDPAQMQAVKEALHVATVPTNVACREDEQKRILEFCKACIEQEKAGSLYVCGSPGTGKSLSVDKVKDLLAVWSKEVGFQSLDTLAINCTSLPNTSEIFGKILEKFNSRKKTSNGFSPLQDLQNLFSQKKPPSSGKMMLIIVDEMDYLITKDCAVLHNLFMLTTFPFSRCILIGIANAIDLADRFLPKLESLNCKPLVITFRAYSKDQILKILHQRLMVLQFDVFQPLALEFCARKVAAASGDMRRALGVCRSAVEVLEAQLRDATRNQDTDIVMFDHMDIALSKAFKSAVVDTIQALPQHQQVILCSLVKLFRQCKKNATTLGELNKSYLETCKSSQIPAVGTLEFTNLCKVLSDQGLLKLGQSREDKLKRVTLQIDSSDIIFAFKGIRFFQTCLE